Proteins encoded within one genomic window of Arachis ipaensis cultivar K30076 chromosome B08, Araip1.1, whole genome shotgun sequence:
- the LOC107611944 gene encoding 7-ethoxycoumarin O-deethylase-like produces the protein MESASPLWHVSMNSTLFGTIDDEPKDYSLITLLFPKQYSYMPLSLVLLFTCIVTHFLYSKNTKKPKLPLPPGPSLFTMLANLFEFIRKPQQTLAKIAKIYAPDIMLLRLGQSTTVIISSPNIAKEVLQTKDLLFSDRTVPSIVTSLDHHNYSLPFLPVCPLWKDLRKICNEQLFSTKVLDLSQGHRRKKLLDLLGDMQKYGQTREAVDVGHAAFRACINFLSNTFVSEDFVESVENGEYKDIVSTLLKLTGATNVVDIFPFLKVFDPQGLQRHTIHYLNKFFHNLDKLIEKRLKLREEGYYVTNNDMLDALLDISQQDSQRMDRKKIKHFLLDLLVAGTDTTAYGLERAMTEVLHNLEVMSKAKQELEQNIGRGNPIDESDVAKLPYLQAIVKESLRLHPPAPLLLPRKAKVDVEISGYRIPKDARVLINEWAIGRNPNVWDNANSFLPERFLGSKIDVKGRDFQLTPFGSGRRICPGSPLAMRMIHVMLGSLLNSFDWKLQSMDKNQPLQAIPLPIIIINN, from the exons ATGGAATCGGCATCACCACTATGGCATGTCTCAATGAATTCAACATTATTTGGTACCATTGATGATGAACCAAAGGATTATTCCCTAATAACCCTTTTATTCCCTAAGCAATATTCTTACATGCCCCTATCATTGGTACTCTTGTTCACATGCATTGTCACACATTTTCTTTattccaaaaacacaaaaaaaccaaAGCTTCCACTTCCACCAGGACCTTCCCTCTTTACCATGTTAGCAAACCTTTTTGAATTTATTAGGAAGCCACAACAAACATTGGCCAAGATTGCTAAGATTTATGCCCCGGACATAATGCTTCTGAGGCTTGGCCAATCCACCACTGTCATAATATCTTCACCAAACATTGCCAAAGAAGTTCTCCAAACCAAGGATTTGTTGTTCTCGGATCGAACGGTTCCGAGTATTGTAACTTCCCTTGATCACCACAACTATAGCTTGCCCTTCTTACCGGTTTGTCCACTTTGGAAAGATCTAAGGAAAATATGCAATGAACAATTATTCTCCACTAAGGTCCTTGATCTAAGTCAAGGTCATAGGCGTAAGAAGCTTCTAGACCTTCTCGGCGACATGCAAAAATACGGCCAAACCCGCGAAGCTGTTGATGTTGGGCATGCGGCTTTTAGGGCGTGCATAAATTTCTTGTCTAATACTTTTGTCTCCGAGGATTTCGTTGAATCAGTGGAGAATGGTGAGTACAAGGATATTGTGTCCACTCTTTTAAAATTAACCGGGGCTACAAATGTGGTGGATATTTTTCCATTTCTAAAAGTATTTGATCCTCAAGGACTCCAAAGGCACACTATTCATTATCTCAACAAGTTCTTTCACAACTTGGACAAGTTAATTGAGAAAAGATTGAAGTTAAGAGAAGAGGGATATTATGTTACAAACAATGACATGTTGGACGCACTTCTTGATATTTCTCAACAGGATAGCCAGAGGATGGACCGGAAAAAGATCAAACACTTTTTACTT GATCTACTTGTAGCGGGAACAGATACAACAGCATATGGATTAGAGAGAGCAATGACTGAAGTACTCCACAATCTAGAGGTTATGTCCAAAGCCAAACAAGAATTGGAACAAAACATTGGAAGAGGTAACCCTATTGATGAGTCCGATGTTGCCAAACTGCCATACTTACAAGCAATCGTAAAAGAGAGTTTACGATTACACCCTCCAGCTCCACTCTTGCTCCCAAGAAAAGCTAAGGTAGATGTGGAAATCTCAGGTTATAGGATCCCAAAGGATGCAAGGGTCCTAATTAATGAATGGGCTATTGGTAGGAACCCTAATGTGTGGGACAATGCCAATTCGTTCTTGCCAGAGAGATTCTTGGGATCTAAAATTGATGTTAAAGGAAGAGATTTTCAGCTGACACCATTTGGAAGTGGAAGAAGAATTTGTCCTGGCTCACCATTGGCTATGAGAATGATTCATGTCATGTTGGGATCACTACTAAACTCTTTTGACTGGAAACTTCAGAGTATGGATAAGAATCAACCCCTCCAAGCTATTCCTCTTCCTATTATAATAATAAACAATTAA